The sequence below is a genomic window from Actinokineospora baliensis.
GACTTGTCCTCGATGCCCACCAGGTCCTCGAACATGAACATCTGGCTGCGGATCTCGTCGGCCAGCTCGGGGGAGCGCTTGGCCAGCCCGTCGAGGATGGAGCGCTCGGTGGCCCGGTCGGAGCGGTTGATGATGTCCACCAGCGGACCGACGCCGCCGATGGTCGACACGTCCGAGGGCTGCAGCAGCGACGAGAGCTTGCGCTCGAGCTGGTTCTCCAGCTTGCGCACGATCTCCGGGGAGGTGCGGCCCATGGTCGCCACCCGCAGCGCGACCTCGCTCTGCCGCTCCGGGGCCAGCCCGCCGAGCACGGCGGAGGCCAGGTTCGCAGGCATGTGCGCCAGCACGAGGGCCACCGTCTGCGGGTGCTCGTCCTGCACGAACGAGAGCACCTGGCGCGGCTCGGCCCGCTGCAGGAAGCGGAACGGGACGTCGACCATGGTGGCCCCGATGCGCCCGACGATCTCGTCGGCGCGGTCGTGGCCCAGGGTCTCGATGAGCAGCTCGCGGGCGTAGTCCATGCCGCCGTGCGCCACGTGCTTGCGCGCCTTGGCCATCGCGTGGAACTCGTCGAGCACGGTCTTGGTGTAGGTGGCGTCGACGGCGCCGAGCCGGGCGACCTCGGCGGAGAGCATCTCCACCTCGGCCTCGCGCAGCTTGGACAGCACCTTGGCCGACCCGTCCTTGCCCATCTGCAGCAGCAGCACCGCGGCCTTGCGCAGGCCCTCGGGGGTGTTGGCGATCTCGGACATGTGGGTCAGGCCCCCTTCGTCGCGAGCCAGCCGCGCAGCAGCCTGGCCACCTCGTCGGGCTGCTCGTCGACGAGCGCCTCGATCTCCTTGAGCTTGCGTTCCTGCGCGCCGTCCACGTCGCCACCGGTGCCGCTGCCGATCGCGGCCAGCTCACCGGCCGCCGACTCCAGGCGGGCCTTCTCCTCGGCGGCCTCGATGGCCACGGCCCTGGTGCGCTCGAGCTCAGCCTTGATCTCGTCCAACCGCTGCAGCTCGGCGGCCTGCAGCACCCGGTTGCGCTTGCGGCGGCGGCGGGAGGCGAACCAGGTCACCAGCAGCAGCACCAGCACCGCGAGCGCCACGGCGCCCTGCTTGATCAGGCCCATCTGCTCGGCCTTGGTGGCGTCGGCGGTCTGCGTGGCCAGTTCCTGCTGCGCGGCGTCGGCCGCGGCGGTGTTGAACTTCATCGAGCTGACCGCGAGGGTGTCGCCGCGGGTGGCGTCCAGGCTGACCGCGGAGGCGGCCAGTTCCCGGATCTGCGCCAGGTCGGCGTTGGCCAGCGTGGTCTCGTCCAGCAGCACCGCGACGCCGAGCTTGCGGACCTGGCCGGGGGCGTTCTGCCTGGTCTCGATGACCGAGTTGACCGCGTTGTTGCGCACGGCCTTCTGCTGCGAGTAGGTGCCGTTGCCGTCGGTGGTGGTGGAGCCGGTGCTGGTGGTGTCGCCCTCGGTGCCGTTGGTCTGGCCGAGGACCCCGCCGTTGGCGCCCGAGGCGCCCGCGCCGGTGCCGGTGTAGGTCTCGTCGGTGGTGTTCTCCGACAGCGCAGGGGCGTCGGACTTGGTGTAGGTCTGGCTCTTGGTCTCCGAGGTGTCGAAGTCCAGGTCCGCGGTGACCTTGACGACCGCGTGGTTGGGGCCGACGACCTGGGTCAGCAGCGACTGCAGCGAGCTGGACAGGCGCTGCTCGTAGGCGGCGGTCTCCTGCTGGCGGGTGCTGGTGGACCCGGTGTCACCGGCGCCGGGGGCGGCGAGCACGGTGCCGTCGGACCCGGCCACGGTCACGTTGTCGGGGTCCATGCCCTCCACAGCCGAGGCGACCAGGTGCACGATGGTCTGCACCTGCTCGGAGCCCAGCTTCTTGCCCGCCGAGGTGGCGACCATGACCGAGGCGGTCGGCTTGGTCGCGTCGTCGGAGAAGACGTCCTTGGTGGGGATGGCGAGGTGGACCGAGGCGGCGGTGACGCCGTCGATCGACTTGATGGTCTTGGTGAGCTCACCCTCCAGCGCCCGCTGGTAGGTGACCTGCTGCATGAACTCCGAGGTGGTCACGCCCTGCTGGTCCAGCAGCGAGTAGCCGGTGTCCTCGGAGGCGGGCAGACCGGCGGAGGCCATCTTCAGCCGCAGCGAGTACAGCTGGTCGGCGGGCACCATGATCGTGGTGCCGCTGTCGGCCAGCTCGTAGGGGATCGCGCTCGCGTCGAGCTCGTCGACGATGGCCGAGGCGTCCTTGGCCGCGAGGTTGGAGAACAGCGGCGAGTAGTTGGTGGTCGCCGAGAAGAACGCGAAGTAGACCCAGATCCCGATAGCCGCGACGAGCACGCCCGCCACCACGACGATCTTCTGGCCGAGCGAGAAGGCCTTGAAACCGTCGACAACCCTGCGCAGCAACACCATGATCCGGTCCTGGTTCACGCCTGCAGCCTCATGATCTCCTGGAAGGCCTCGACGGCCTTGTTGCGGACCTGGACCGTCAGCTGCGTGGTCAGGTTGGCCTCGGTGGCCGCGGCGAGGTAGTTGTGCACGTCGATGTCAGAGCCGGTGGCCGCCTTGACGGCGAGGTCGGCCGCGCGGTCCTGGACCTGCTGGCTGTTCTGCAGCGCCTGGCCGATCATGGCGCCGAAGTTGGCACCGGAGGCGGCGTTCGCGGCGGAGGTGTCGGCCACCGAGATCGGGGCGACGACGGCGGGCGGTGCGATCGCGGACGTGATCGCGCTGATCGGGCTGCTCACGCGTTCTTCCCCAACTGTAGGGCGGCCTGGTAGGCCGAGGTGGCCCGCTCGACGGCGGCGATGTTTGCCTGGTACCCGCGCTGGGCCATGATCAGGTAGCCCATCTGCTCGCTCAGGTCGATGTCCGGGTACCGGACGTAGCCCTTGGCGTCGGCCAGCGGGTGGGTGGGCTCGTAGACCATCCGGCCGGTCTTGTCGCCCGAGAGCACCTGGGAGACCACGGTGCCGTTGTGCGTCGGCAGCTCCTTGGCCACGACGAAGCGCTCCTGGAAGGCGGGACCGTTGGTGGAGGCGACGTTGTTGATGTTGGCCATGTTGTCGGCGACCGCGTCGAGCCACTTGCGGTGGACCGAGACGCCGCTGGCGGCCGTGTCGA
It includes:
- the fliG gene encoding flagellar motor switch protein FliG; this encodes MSEIANTPEGLRKAAVLLLQMGKDGSAKVLSKLREAEVEMLSAEVARLGAVDATYTKTVLDEFHAMAKARKHVAHGGMDYARELLIETLGHDRADEIVGRIGATMVDVPFRFLQRAEPRQVLSFVQDEHPQTVALVLAHMPANLASAVLGGLAPERQSEVALRVATMGRTSPEIVRKLENQLERKLSSLLQPSDVSTIGGVGPLVDIINRSDRATERSILDGLAKRSPELADEIRSQMFMFEDLVGIEDKSLQLVLRNVTPADLATALKGVREDVRDKVLRNLSERAAESLVEEIEVLGSIRLRVVEEAQAKIIGEIRTLEESGQIVLRRGDDDEFVA
- the fliF gene encoding flagellar basal-body MS-ring/collar protein FliF, yielding MNQDRIMVLLRRVVDGFKAFSLGQKIVVVAGVLVAAIGIWVYFAFFSATTNYSPLFSNLAAKDASAIVDELDASAIPYELADSGTTIMVPADQLYSLRLKMASAGLPASEDTGYSLLDQQGVTTSEFMQQVTYQRALEGELTKTIKSIDGVTAASVHLAIPTKDVFSDDATKPTASVMVATSAGKKLGSEQVQTIVHLVASAVEGMDPDNVTVAGSDGTVLAAPGAGDTGSTSTRQQETAAYEQRLSSSLQSLLTQVVGPNHAVVKVTADLDFDTSETKSQTYTKSDAPALSENTTDETYTGTGAGASGANGGVLGQTNGTEGDTTSTGSTTTDGNGTYSQQKAVRNNAVNSVIETRQNAPGQVRKLGVAVLLDETTLANADLAQIRELAASAVSLDATRGDTLAVSSMKFNTAAADAAQQELATQTADATKAEQMGLIKQGAVALAVLVLLLVTWFASRRRRKRNRVLQAAELQRLDEIKAELERTRAVAIEAAEEKARLESAAGELAAIGSGTGGDVDGAQERKLKEIEALVDEQPDEVARLLRGWLATKGA
- the fliE gene encoding flagellar hook-basal body complex protein FliE, with translation MSSPISAITSAIAPPAVVAPISVADTSAANAASGANFGAMIGQALQNSQQVQDRAADLAVKAATGSDIDVHNYLAAATEANLTTQLTVQVRNKAVEAFQEIMRLQA
- a CDS encoding flagellar basal body rod protein FlgC, with amino-acid sequence MFNIIDTAASGVSVHRKWLDAVADNMANINNVASTNGPAFQERFVVAKELPTHNGTVVSQVLSGDKTGRMVYEPTHPLADAKGYVRYPDIDLSEQMGYLIMAQRGYQANIAAVERATSAYQAALQLGKNA